A window of the Gossypium hirsutum isolate 1008001.06 chromosome A05, Gossypium_hirsutum_v2.1, whole genome shotgun sequence genome harbors these coding sequences:
- the LOC107957870 gene encoding protein SPA1-RELATED 2 isoform X1 codes for MSYICRLSPNFAPRGGLSNASFTGQFPVSLSWMDVFTGLSNASHTQFSNFGSSHSSNSAQHQSVSVNEQLEEKWYASPEEINEGVCTILSNIYSLGVLFFELLCQFESERAHAAAMLDLCHRIFPPTFLSENLKEAGFCLRLLHPEPSLRPTTRYYKLFIGAKCEALESYN; via the exons ATGAGTTACATCTGCAGACTGTCTCCCAACTTTGCTCCAAGAGGAG GACTGAGCAATGCCTCCTTTACAGGTCAGTTTCCTGTTTCTTTGTCATGGATGGATGTATTTACAGGACTGAGCAATGCCTCCCATACACAATTTAGCAATTTTGGAAGCTCTCATTCTTCTAATTCAGCTCAGCATCAGTCAGTCTCTGTGAATGAGCAGTTGGAAGAGAAGTGGTATGCTAGTCCAGAGGAAATCAATGAAGGTGTTTGCACAATTTTATCTAATATATACAGTTTGGGTGTGCTGTTTTTTGAG TtgctttgtcaatttgaatctgaGAGAGCACATGCTGCTGCAATGTTGGATCTATGCCATAGGATTTTTCCTCCAACTTTTCTATCAGAAAATCTCAAGGAAGCTGGATTTTGTCTTAGACTACTTCACCCAGAACCTTCTTTGCGCCCAACAACCAGGTACTACAAATTGTTCATCGGTGCTAAATGTGAAGCTCTAGAATCTTATAACTGA
- the LOC107957870 gene encoding protein SPA1-RELATED 2 isoform X3: MSYICRLSPNFAPRGGLSNASFTAQHQSVSVNEQLEEKWYASPEEINEGVCTILSNIYSLGVLFFELLCQFESERAHAAAMLDLCHRIFPPTFLSENLKEAGFCLRLLHPEPSLRPTTRYYKLFIGAKCEALESYN, translated from the exons ATGAGTTACATCTGCAGACTGTCTCCCAACTTTGCTCCAAGAGGAG GACTGAGCAATGCCTCCTTTACAG CTCAGCATCAGTCAGTCTCTGTGAATGAGCAGTTGGAAGAGAAGTGGTATGCTAGTCCAGAGGAAATCAATGAAGGTGTTTGCACAATTTTATCTAATATATACAGTTTGGGTGTGCTGTTTTTTGAG TtgctttgtcaatttgaatctgaGAGAGCACATGCTGCTGCAATGTTGGATCTATGCCATAGGATTTTTCCTCCAACTTTTCTATCAGAAAATCTCAAGGAAGCTGGATTTTGTCTTAGACTACTTCACCCAGAACCTTCTTTGCGCCCAACAACCAGGTACTACAAATTGTTCATCGGTGCTAAATGTGAAGCTCTAGAATCTTATAACTGA
- the LOC107957870 gene encoding protein SPA1-RELATED 2 isoform X2: MDVFTGLSNASHTQFSNFGSSHSSNSAQHQSVSVNEQLEEKWYASPEEINEGVCTILSNIYSLGVLFFELLCQFESERAHAAAMLDLCHRIFPPTFLSENLKEAGFCLRLLHPEPSLRPTTRYYKLFIGAKCEALESYN; the protein is encoded by the exons ATGGATGTATTTACAGGACTGAGCAATGCCTCCCATACACAATTTAGCAATTTTGGAAGCTCTCATTCTTCTAATTCAGCTCAGCATCAGTCAGTCTCTGTGAATGAGCAGTTGGAAGAGAAGTGGTATGCTAGTCCAGAGGAAATCAATGAAGGTGTTTGCACAATTTTATCTAATATATACAGTTTGGGTGTGCTGTTTTTTGAG TtgctttgtcaatttgaatctgaGAGAGCACATGCTGCTGCAATGTTGGATCTATGCCATAGGATTTTTCCTCCAACTTTTCTATCAGAAAATCTCAAGGAAGCTGGATTTTGTCTTAGACTACTTCACCCAGAACCTTCTTTGCGCCCAACAACCAGGTACTACAAATTGTTCATCGGTGCTAAATGTGAAGCTCTAGAATCTTATAACTGA